The Mariluticola halotolerans nucleotide sequence AGGTCCGCCATCTGCCCGTTTTGAGCGCATAGGGCAATAACCACATGATCGTGCTTGCCGGGGGCCGCGGCCGGGCGCAGGCGGCTTGGCTGATCAAGAGGGGTATCCGCCACCCGGAAATTACCGGTCATGCCCAGATGACTTAGAAGCGTCATGCCGTCATCAAGTTCGATCAGCAGGTATTTGGCCCGTCGGTTGACCGCTTTAATGGTCCGCCCGGTCAGGCTTTGGGCAAAGCCCGATGGGAAGGGGAAACGCAGATTGGGGCGATTAAGGGTAACCCCCTTGATTTGCGCGCCGGTAATCAGCGGCGCCAGCCCGCGCCGGACGGTTTCGACTTCGGGCAGTTCTGGCATGCTTTAACCCCGTTACCATGACACCCGATGACGCATGGATAATGGCCGCCGGTTCGGGTATTGTGCAGCTCTTATAGTAGAGACCACATTTTTTCGAGCCAGATATCGCATGAGTGAGCCGCAGGAAACCACCCATTTCGGAGCCAGACAAGTCGCGCTTGAGGATAAGCAGGGGCTGGTCAATGCCGTGTTCCACGGGGTTGCTGACCGTTATGACCTGATGAACGATTTGATGAGCGGTGGTGTGCACCGCTTATGGAAAGACGCCATGGTTGCCCGGCTGGCGCCGCCGAAACAGGGCAAGCGCCCCTATCGCGTGCTCGACATGGCCGGGGGCACCGGCGATATCGCCATGCGCATCATCAATGAATCCCATGGCTATGCCGATGTCACCGTGTCCGACATCAATTCCGACATGCTCCGGGTGGGGGCCGAGCGCGCCAAGGCCTGGCGCTATCCCGGCAAGGCCAGCTTTGTTGAAGCCAATGCCGAAGAACTGCCCTTCGAAGACGATTATTTTGACGCCTATACGATTGCCTTTGGCATTCGCAATGTGCCGCGCATCGACAAGGCGCTGAAAGAAGCCCATCGGGTTTTGAAGCGCGGCGGACGGTTATTGGTGCTGGAATTCTCCCATGTGGATGTGCCGGGGCTCGACCGGGTCTATAATGCCTTTTCCGACGGGTTGATCCCGCCGATCGGCAAGATGGTCACGGGCGATGGCGACCCTTATCAATATCTGGTCGAGAGCATCCGCCAGTTCCCCCGGCCCGATGCCTTTGCCAAAATGATTGCCGATGCCGGGTTCAAACGGGTCACCCATTCCGCCTTTACCGGCAATATCGCCGCGCTGCACAGCGGCTGGAAGCTTTAGGACCGGCCGATGGGATTATCCGCTTATTTGCGCCTTTTCCGCGCCGGGTTCGTTCTGGCGCGCGAGGGGGCGTTCTCGCTGATCGAGGCGAAGGACCTGCCCCTGCCCGCGCGGCTCGGGCTGAGTACATTGCGGCTGGTCGAGCGGGGCGCGGTGCGCAAGACCGGCCGGGTCGAGCGGCTGACCCGGGCGCTGAACCGGCTGGGGCCCACTTATGTGAAATTCGGGCAGACCCTTGCCACCCGCCCCGACATTGTCGGCATCGAAATTGCCGAAGACCTGTCGGCCCTGCAGGATCGCATGACCCCGTTCGATCCGGCGACGGTGCCCGGCCTCCTCAAGGCGGCGCTGGGGCCGAAGGCTGCCCAATTGCAGGACCTGTCGCCCCCCATTGCCGCCGCCTCGATTGCCCAGGTGCACAAGGCCTGGCTCAAACAGGATGACGGAGAGATGCAGCCGGTTGCGGTGAAAATTCTCCGCCCCGGTGTGCGCGACCGTTTCCGGCGCGATCTTGAAAGCTATTATGCCGGCGCCCGGCTGGCCGAACGGTTTGTCCCCGCGCTGCGGCGTCTCAAACCGGTCTCCGTGGTTGAAATTCTGGATCGATCGGCCCGGCTCGAACTCGATTTGCGCTTCGAGGCCGCGGCGATTTCCGAATTTGCCGAAAACATTGCCGCCGATGACGGTTTTGCCGTGCCCCAACTGGAATGGGATCTGGTGGCGCCCAATGTGCTGACCACATCCTGGATCGAGGGCATTCCCATTCGCGACCTTGATGCGCTGGATGCGGCCGGCATTGATCGCAAACTTCTGGCCGCGCATCTGATGCAGAGCTTTTTGCGGCACGCCATTCGCGACGGCTTTTTTCATGCCGACATGCATCCGGGCAATCTGTTTGCCGACCCAAAGACCCATGGGGTCATCGCGGTCGATTTCGGCATTATGGGCCGCATCTCGCCCAGGGAGCGCCGGTTCCTCGCCGATATCATTTATGGCTTCATCACCCGCGATTACGAAATGATCGCCCAACGGCATTTCGACATCGGTTATGTGCCGAGAAACCAGTCGGTCGGTGACTTCACCCTGGCGCTGCGTTCCATCGGCGAACCCCTGCAGGGCCGGCTGTCGCGCGAGATTTCCATGGCCCGGGTGCTGGGGCAGCTGTTTGCCGTCACCGACATGTTCCAGATGCAGGCCCGGCCCGAACTGATCCTGTTGCAAAAGACCATGGTGCTGGTCGAGGGCGTGTCCCGGGCGCTCGATCCCGATCTCGATATCTGGAAAATCTCCGAACCGGTGGTCAGCGATTGGCTCAAACGCCAGATCGGCCCGGCGGGACGCCTGGCCGAGATTAAAACCCATGTGGACACCGCAACCCAGACGCTGGGCATGATCCCCGGGCTTGTGGTGCGGGCCAATGCAGCGCTCGACGACTATGAAGCGCACAAGGCCAAACCGCCCCGGCTGATGAACACATTGATCGCGATCACCTGTGTCTTGCTGTCGCTGGCCAGTCTGGCGTTTTTAATCCGGATCATGGGGTAAGGAGCGGGCCGATGACACTCAGCGGCAAACACATCCTCTTGATCATCACCGGCGGGATTGCCGCCTATAAAGCTCTGGAGCTGATCCGCCTGATCCAGAAACAGGGCGGCAGCGTGCAGCCGATCCTGACGCAGGCGGCAACCGAATTTGTCACCCCGCTTTCCGCCTCGACCCTTTCGGGCCATGCAGCGCTGACCGCATTATTCGACCTGACCCGCGAGGCCGAGATCGGCCATATCGAATTGTCGCGTTCCGCCGACCTGATTGTGGTTGCCCCCGCCAGCGCCGATTTCCTCGCCAAGATGGCGCAGGGCCGCGCCGACGATCTGGCCTCGACGACGATTCTCGCCACCGATACCGACATTCTGGTCGCCCCGGCGATGAATGTGCGCATGTGGGAAGCTGCGGCCACCCAGCGCAATCTTAAGACCCTCAGCGCTGATGGCGTCCAATTTGCCGGCCCCGATGAGGGGGAAATGGCCTGTGGCGAATTCGGGCCGGGCCGGATGGCCGAACCTTCCGCCATTCTCGGTGCCATCAGCAATTATTTCGCAACCGCCAACCACCAGCCCCTTGCCGGGCGGCATGTCATTGTCACCTCGGGCCCCACCCGGGAATGGATCGATCCGGTGCGCTATATTTCCAATGCCTCCTCGGGCAAGCAGGGCACGGCGATTGCCGAGGCTTTGGTGGCGCAGGGCGCAAGGGTCAGCTTCATCACCGGCCCCGCCGAGGCGGCAATGCCCACCGGTTGTGAGATCATTGCAGTCGACACGGCCCTTCAAATGCACGAACAGGTGATGGCCGCTCTTGCCGCCCAACCCGCGGACGCGGCGATTTTTTGCGCCGCTGTTGCCGATTGGCGGGCGGCGATACCGGCAACATCCAAGATCAAGAAGCAGGATGATGCCGACGTGCCGGCGCTCAAACTGCTGCGCAATCCCGATATTCTGGCCGAGGTCAGTGCGCTTGATCATGACAGGCGACCGGCGCTGGTTGTCGGTTTTGCGGCTGAAACGGACAATGTTCTGGCCCATGCGCGCGCCAAACTAAAGCGCAAGGGCTGCGACTGGCTCCTCGCCAATGATGTGGGTGCGCACAGCAATGTGTTTGGCGGCGATGCCAATCACATCATCCTTATGGATTCTTCTGGAGAGGATGACTGGGGCACCTTGTCCAAGCGCGACGCAGGTCATAAGCTTGCGCAAAGACTGGTGGCATTTTTCACCCCCTCGTAAAGCTGAAGGACGCAGGCGGCATGGGTGCGGCACCCCTTACTATTGATTTCAAATGGCTCGATCACGGCACGGGGCTGAATGTGCCGCGCGCCGAAAGTGACGGCGCGGCGGGCCTCGATCTGAGCGCGGCGCTTGCGCCGGGCGACAGTCTCGACCTGCAGCCGGGCGCGCGGGCGATTGTGCCTTGCGGTTTCGCCATGGCGCTGCCTATTGGCTATGAAGCGCAGGTGCGGCCCCGGTCGGGACTGGCGGCAAAATTCGGCATTACCGTTCTCAACGCCCCCGGCACGATTGACGCGGATTACCGGGGTGAGGTGAAAGTCATTCTGATCAATCATGGTGAAGACATTTTCACCATTCAGCGCGGCGACCGGATCGCCCAGATGGTGGTGGCGCCGGTCAGCGCGGCTCAATTCTCCCTTGTTGAAAGCCTTGATGCCACGGCACGGGGCGCAAACGGATTTGGATCGACAGGTCATGTGGCTGCGCAATAGTCTTTTGGGCCTTCTGGCTCTTGCCGGGCCGCTGCTTGTGCCCGCTGCAGCCCTTGCGGGCGACCGTGCCCTGCTGGAGGTGATCGGCTATTCCCGGGATGCCCGCTATATCGCTTTTGAGGAATATGGCATCGAGGACGGATCGGGCTTTGCCTACAGCAATCTTTATGTGGTCGACCTGAACACCGACCAGTGGGTCGTTGGCACCCCTATCCGCCTCAAGGCGGAGCGTGAAGAGGAATCGCTTTTGACGCTGCGGGCAGAGGTGCGGGCAGAGGCGCTCGACCGCATGATCGACCTCGAGATCGACCAGCCGGCCCAGGTCGCGGCACTGCGCGGTGACGGCACGATTGATACGGACGGGTTCTCGCTCCAGTTCGGTGTGCCGGGTTATGCGCCCGATGCGATTTCAGGTGCCTATACGGTTTCGCTGGAAATGTTTGACGCGCCCGCAGCGCTTGCCTGTGCCGACTGGATGGACAGTCAGGCGCAGGGTTTTGTCCTGCAGTTGAAGAACGATACGGGCGCGCAAATCGTTCATCGCGACGACAGCCTGCCCCGTTCGCGGGGCTGCCCGGTCACCTATCGCATTTTCGGGGTCTATCTCCCCTATTATGCTCTCGACATTTCACGGGCAGTGGCCATAGTCTCAGTCTTCGCCCATGGCTTTGAGGGACCGGACAGGCGCTTTGTCGCCGTGCCACTGGCCGCTGCAGAATAGGAACTGAACCGACGTGAACCTGTCGCCCGAAGAAAGCCGCCGTTATGCCCGTCACATCGTCCTCAAGGGCGTTGGTGGACCGGGGCAGAAACGTCTGAAGGCGGCGCGGGTTCTCATGGTTGGCGCGGGCGGGCTGGGCAGTCCGGTGATTGCCTATCTCGCCGCTGCCGGGGTCGGCACGATCGGGGTCGTTGATGACGACAAGGTCTCCCTGTCCAACCTGCATCGCCAGGTCATTCACGCCACCGCCGATATCGGCACGCAAAAGGCGACAAGCGCGGCGCGCTTTGCCAAGTCGCTCAATCCCGAAGTGGTGATCAATACCCATGATGTGCGGCTGGACGACACCAATGCCGTCAGCCTTCTGGGTGACTATGATCTGGTGATCGATGGCACCGATAATTTCGAAACCCGGATTGCCATTTCCGATGCGGCCCACAAGCTCAGCCGCCCGATGGTCTCGGGCGGGGTGTCGATGTATGACGGCCATCTGACGGTCATCTCACCCCACACACCGGACGCCACCGGCAAGCCCAATCCCCGCTTCCGCGACCTGTTCCCCGAAATACCCGATCAGGACCAATTGCCCAGCTGCGAGGCCACCGGCGTTCTCGGCGCCGTCACCGGCGTCATCGGCACCCTGATGGCCATGGAAGCGATCAAGCTGATCACCTGGATCGGCGAACCCCTGATCGGCCGCCTGCTGCTCTATGACGGACGCGAGGCCAAATTCTCCGAAGTCAAATACGGCCGCCGGCACTAGGCCCGCATCGCAAGTCCTCCCAGCGCCACCCCATCGTCATCCCCGCGCAGGCGGGGATCCAGCAGCGGACAGTCCTGCCCGCAGGATTTGCCTTTTGCACCGCCGACGCGGTGCACTGGATTCCCGTTTTCACGGGAATGACGGAGTGGGCGTGGAACGCCCCAAACCCTCATCCCCCCACATCGTCACCCTCGGGCTTGACCCGAGGGCCCATGACCAAGCACCAGCAAATACAAAAGGGCGGATACGCAACACCGCATGACCACACGCCCACCTATGGCCGTCGCACCACCGCATGGGTACTCGGGTCGAGCCCGAGTATGACGATCGGAGATAGGACAACAAATGGCACCTCCCCCTTCCTTCGACAGTCTCAGTATGAGGTAAGGGACAAACCCAATCACAAATCCCTCGTCGTCATTGCGAGCGGCGAAGCCGCGCGGCAATCCAGAGCGGCACGCATATAACCCGGCGACCTTCTTCTCCACAAAACTTATCGACGCCCCCCAAACCCCGTTTATCCTCATCCCACCTTTTCACATCACCGGCGCCGGCGCGACGAACGTCCGGGGTGAAGGGGGACCGGGTTCCTTGGGGGTCGCCTCAGGGAAGGCCAAAACTGTGCCGCGACCAGCCTGCCCCCGAAGGCAGGTGTACCGGGGAAACCCGGCGGGGATGGGCCCCAGCGCTTTAAGAGTACAGGCCACGCCAAAAATCCCGGTTGCATGAGACGGTGTATGTCTCATTTGTTTTAACTCTCAGACGGGCCATGCACCGTCTCATGCCGCCTGATTATCAACACCGTCGGGTCTTTGGGCCTGACGGGGGCTTTGGGGTGGGTGGAATTTGAGGGGTGCCCAAAAAAAATCTTTCACCACCCCCACATCGTCACCCTCGGGCCTGACCCGAGGGCCCATGACCAACCATCAGCAAATACAAAAGGACCGACCAAACAAAATCACGCCCCCATGCCCACCTGATGGGCTGCACCATCGCATGGATACTCGGGTCAAGCCCGAGTATGATGATCGGAGATAGGACAACAAATGGCACCTCCCCCTTCGTTCTCCCTCGGACTTGATCCGAGGGTCCATACGATACCTGCGACACCGCATGGATGCCCGGATCAAGTCCGGGCAAAAAGGAGAATGGACCAGACGCAATGTGAACCCCAAAACCCTCATCCTGAGCTTGTCGAAGGGCGAGGGTTCCAGCACCGCACCTGCTGCCCATCCTTCGACAGGCTCAGGATGAGGACAGTGCCGGACACGAAAATGCCCGGCACAAGGTCCGGGCACAGTCAGGGCTTAAAGCCGGTATTGCCGCCCTTAAGCGTCCGGGTGTTTGAACACCAGGGTGGCGTTGGTGCCGCCGAAGCCGAAGGAGTTGGACAGGGCAACGCCGATATCGACGTTGTCGCGGCGCTTGCGCACGATGGGCATGTCGGCGAACTCGGGGTCGAGTTCTTCGATATTGGCGCTCTCGCAGATGAAGCGGTTCTGCATCATCAGAATCGAATAGATCGATTCCTGCACACCGGTGGCCCCCAGCGAATGGCCGGTCAGGGATTTGGTGGCCGAGAAGGGCGGGCAGCTGTCTTCATTGCCAAAGACGGCGCGCAGCGCTTCCATTTCCTTGCGGTCGCCGACCGGGGTCGAGGTGGCGTGCGGGTTGATATAATCGATCGGCATGTTGACGGTCTCGAGCGCCATGCGCATGCAGCGCTCGGCGCCTTCGCCCGAGGGCGCAACCATGTCATAGCCGTCCGAGGTCGCCGCATAGCCGATGATCTCGGCCAGAATATTGGCCCCGCGTGCCTTGGCATGCTCCAACTCTTCGAGCACCAGCACGCCGGCACCGCCGGCGATGACAAAACCATCACGGTTCTTGTCATAGGCGCGCGAGGCCTTTTCAGGCGTGTCGTTGAAACTAGTGGACATGGCGCCCATGGCGTCAAACAGGTTGGACATGGACCAGTGCAGGTCCTCGTGGCCGCCGGCAAAAACCAGATCCTGCTTGCCCAGCTGGATCTGCTCGTAAGCATTGCCAATGCAATGCTTGGAGGTCGCACAGGCCGAGGAGATGGAATAGTTGACGCCGTGAATATTGAAGGCGGTGGCCAGGGTTGCCGAGGCGGTCGAACTCATGGCCTTGGGCACGGCGGTTGGGCCGATGCGCTTGGGGCCGCGTTCACGGGTGATATCCGCCGCTTCAATCACGGCCATGGTCGAGGGGCCGCCCGAACCCATGACAATGCCGGTGCGCGGATTGTGACGATAGTCCTTTTCGTCAAGCCCGGCATGTTCGATGGCTTCGACCATGGCGATATAATTCCACGCCGCGCCCTTGCCCATGAAACGGGTGGTGCGGCGATCGAGCACTTCAAACGGATCAAGGGTCGGCGCGCCTTCAACCTGGCAGCGGAAACCGAGATCAGCGTAATCCTTTGCAAAGCGGATGCCCGGACGAGCCTCCATGAGGCTGGTGAGCACTTCCTGCTTGTTGTTGCCGATCGAGGACACAATGCCCATACCGGTGATCACAACTCGTCTCATATTATCCTCACTGCCGTCTTTTGTTCAAACCAGTGGCGCTTACGCGCCGCCGATCAGGCCAACCCGAAGCATGTCGGCCACATATATGGTTTCACCATCCGCCTTCACCGTGCCCTGGGCAATGCCAAAAGGCAGGGGGGTGCGCATATGGCGCTTAATATCAATCCGGTATTCCAGCATTTTGACATCGGGGGTTGCCTGACCGGTAAACTTGATGCTGCCTCCCAAAGCGCGGCCACGGCCGGGCGACCCGGACCAGCCGAGAAAGAAGCCGACCATCTGCCAGAGCGCATCAAGCCCCAGACAACCGGGCATCACGGGATCATCGATGAAGTGGCATTTGAAAAACCACAGGTCGGGGTGTATGTCGAGTTCAGCAACAACAGAGCCCTTGCCAAATTCGCCGTCGTCCTCGCCGATATGGGTGATGCGGTCGAACATAAGCATGGGGGGAGCCGGCAAACGGGCATCCATTTGGCCGGGCAGTTCGCCACGGCTGTGCGCCAACAGTTCTTCGTAGTTAAATTGATGGGCACGCTCTGCCATGCTGTCGCCTCTTTAAAGGATTGATCGAGTTTGTGTAGAGGGCGACCGGGAGAGGGTCAACATAACTTTTCCCAAGGATGGGGCCACTTGTGGAACAATGGCACTCTGGGCACCTTGCGGCAAGAGGCCCTAACCATGTGACCGGCGCTGCGCTTGTATGCCGTGCGCCTTGCACGTATAGTTTGGCTGAAGAGATAAACTTATGTACCGGGTAAAATACTGATATGGCCTATCGCGCTAACGCTCAGCGTCAAATTCCCTCGCGCCGTCCGTGTCTGACGGCCGTCTTGCGGATGGCTGGCCTGCGGCCCACGCGGCAGCGGATTGCCCTGGCGGAACTTCTGTTCTCGGGCGATCATCGTCACGTCAGCGCCGAAGCGCTGCACGGGGAAGCGGGCGCCGGCGGGATCGAGGTGTCGCTGGCCACGGTCTATAACACATTGCACCAGTTCCGGCGGGCCGGCCTCCTGCGGGAAGTCACGGTTGACGCCGCCCGCTCCTATTTCGACACCGACACGTCGGATCACCACCATTTCTTCGTGGAAGACGAACAGCGGGTGATCGATATCCCGGCTGATTCAATCGTCATACAGGGTCTTCCCGATGCGCCGAACGGCATGGAAGTCACCCATGTCGATGTGGTGGTGCGGGTCAAGAAAGTCTGAACCGGGCAATCCGGTTCAACCTGAAATTAAAAACGGCGTTTTGATCCACTCAAAACGCCGTTTTTCTATATCGTATGCCGGATCAGCTTCAGTTCGGCTTGGGCGTCTCGCCTGCTTCACTTGCCTGCTTGGCCATGGCCGCCAGGTTCTGCTGATAGATGGCAACAAAATCGACCGGCTCCATCAACAGGGGCGGGAAGCCGCCGGCCTGGGTGACATTGGCCATGACCTGCCGGGCGAAGGGGAAGACCAGCCGCGGGCATTCGATCATCAACAGCTGCGGCAGCTGATTTTCAGGCACGTTGGAAATGCGGAAAAGCCCGCCATAAACCAGCTCTATATTGAACAGCAATTTGCTGTCGCGCTCGGCCTTGGCATTGATCGTCAGCTCGACCGCATAAACATCCTCGGCCTGCTTCTTGACCTGGACATTGATCGAGACATTGAAGCCGGGATTGCTGGTGCCGCCGATTATGGAGCCGGGCGCGCCGGGATTCTCGAAACTGAGATCACGGACATATTGCCCAATAATGTTGAACTGCGGAGCCTTGCCCTGTTCTGGCGCTGCGCCATTGGCATCGGCTTGCGGCGCGGCTGGTTTGTCTTTGGCCATTTAATTGTTCCTGACTAACGAGAATTCCGGTTTGCTGGCTAGCACTTTTGACCCAAGGTCACAAGGCTGACAGGCCTTGGCGTTCAGTCATCATCCCGCCAATCCTTCCGATCAAGGTCGATTACATCGGGGTCCTGGGGCGGGCGCTGGCGGGTACCTGTTGTCGCGCCAACAATGGTGATGCGGGATTTGAGCGCGTTGTAAATGCCCGCACGGATGGCGGGTACCAGTAACAGGAAACCACAAAGGTCCGTGAAATAACCCGGCGTCAGCAGCAGGGCGCCTGCAACGCCCAGCATCATGCCTTCGGCCAGCTGCTGGGCCGGCAGGGTGCCTGCGGCGGTTGTGGCACGGATATCCGAGAGCAGCGACAGGCCCTGTTTGCGGATGATCGCGGAACCAATCATCGCGGTCACGATAACCCCGAGCAGGGTGGGCCAGAGGCCGATTACCTGACCAATGGAGATGAAGAGGCCGATTTCGATCAAAGGCACGATCAGAAAAATGCCGAATAACAAGCGTCCCAAGGTCGCAATACTCCCGTGTAATCAACGCATTTTCGCCCACAACGGCGATTCATGCATATGTGAACTGGTTTCCAGTCAATGTTTACCTATATATAGGTGAGTAAACCGCATATCGCGACCCGCTGAGGGTCTGGTATATGCATTTTTGTCCGAGATGTGATGCCAGAGGCCCATGACCGATTTTCTTGATCTCCCCACCCTTATCATCATTGGCGTAGCAATTGTCGTATTGTTGCGGCTGCGCTCGGTCCTTGGCACCCGCACAGGGCACGAACGCCCGCCGGAGGAGCGCATCCAGGCCCGCGAAGAGACCCGCAACAATAATGACACGGTTATACCGTTGCGCCCGCGCACCGCTGCTGTCGAGGAAGATCCCGATGCCGAGCGGCGGGCCCGCAAGATCGAGGCTGAAATCGAGCAGTTCTCGCGTGGCGACGAAAAACTGGCCGAAGGCCTGAAATCCATTACCGAGCATGATGCCAGCTTCATGCCGAAAAGTTTTCTTGAGGGCGCAAAGTCCGCCTATGAGATGATCGTGACCGCGTTTGCCGCAGGCGATCACCGGACACTGAAATCGCTGCTCGAAAAAGATGTCTATGACGATTTCGAAGCGGCCATATCCGCACGTGAAGCCAAGGGGCATACCGTTGACTTCACTTTTGTGGGGCTGCCCAGCATCGGGATTTCCGATGCCGGTGTAGACAAGAAGGTTGCCCAGGTGACGATTCAGTTCAAGGCTGAGGTGGTTTCGGCCACCCGCGACGCAGACGGCGAGCTGGTCGAGGGCAATGCCGATCAGGTTATCACCATTGCCGACGAATGGAGCTTTGCCCGCAATACCCGCTCGCGCGATCCCAACTGGAAGCTTGTGGCCACCGACCAGCTCGACTAGGGCGAAAAGGGTGGGCGGCACATATGGCCAAGCGCGACCGGAAAACGAAACCGCCCCTTGGTGACTGGCACTTGTGGTCTGAAGTCGCCCGGACCGTTTCGCCGCTGCGGCCCGGTGCCAAATTGCCGCCGGTGCCCGATGCGGCTCCAGTACGCGACGGCCCGGTTGCTGCTGCCAAGGGCAAATCCTCGGTGGCAACGCCAATGCATCAGCACAAGGCGATTACCCCTTTGGGACGCGGGGTACAAAAAGCCAGCCCGGACCGGGACATCGAACCGCGTATCCGCCGGCGCCTGATGCGCGGCCAGTTGCCGATTGACGGCACCATTGATTTGCATGGCATGCGCCAGTCGGAAGCGCATACAGCGCTTTTGCGCTTTGTAGCCGCGCGCTATGCGCGTGGTGACCGCACCCTTTTGGTGATCACCGGCAAGGGGCTGAAAAAAACCGGCTATGGCGCTATCGAACAAAAGGGCGTTTTGCGCCACATGCTGCCGATCTGGCTGCGCGACCCGGCCATGGCCCCCATGATCGCCGGCTGGGAAATATCCGCGCAGGCGCATGGCGGGGAAGGCGCTTATTATGTCAGGCTGAAGAGGGTGGGGAAATGACGCCGCTCGGAGCAAAAATGCGCGCACTGAGAGCAGAGCGCAATATTACGCTGAAACAGATGGCGGAAGCGCTCGATGTGTCCAGCGCCTATTTATCGGCGCTCGAACACGGCCGGCGCGGCAAACCGACATGGTTCCTGCTGCAACGCATCATCACCTATTTCAATGTGATCTGGGATGAAGCAGAAGAGCTGCAGCGGCTGGCTGAGATCTCCGACCCCAAGATTACCATCGACACCGCCGGGCTGAGCCCCGAGGCGACAGAATTGACCAACCGGCTGGCCAATGTCATCGACAAGCTGACGCCGGAAGACCTTGTCAGTTTGAAAAACGAAGTCGTCAGGCGGGCGGCAGGACGCTGATCCCGACGCCCACCCTCCGGGTCTAGAGCACGAATTTCGACAGGTCAGTGTCGCCGGCCAGTTTGCCGACCTGACTTTCGACAAACGCCCCGTCAATAACGATTGTCTCACCGTCCTTGTCAGGCGCGTCGAAGGAAATATCCTCGACCAGCCGTTCCAGCACCGTTGAAAGTCGCCGCGCGCCGATATTCTCGACGCTCGCATTGACAGTCACTGCGGCCTTCGCAATCGCCTCGATAGCGTCCGGGGTGAACTCCAAGGTTACCCCTTCAGTTTGCAGCAAGGCCACATATTGCTTGATCAGCGAGGCTTCAGTGTCGTTGAGAATGCAGACGAAATCGTCATGGGTCAGCGCCCGCAATTCCACCCGAATCGGCAAACGGCCCTGCAATTCAGGCAACAGGTCCGACGGCTTGGCGACATGGAAAGCGCCCGAGGCGATGAACAGGATATGGTCGGTCTTGACCGGCCCATGCTTTGTCGCAACCGTTGTGCCCTCGATCAGCGGCAGCAGATCGCGCTGCACACCTTCACGGGACACATCGCCGCCGCCCCGGCCTTCGCGCACGGTAATCTTGTCGATCTCGTCAAGGAAGACGATGCCGTGATTTTCGACCAGATCGATGGCTTCGGATTTAAGCTGATCCTGATCCAGCAGCTTGTCGGCTTCTTCATTGATCAGAAGCGGATAGCTGTCCTTGACCTTGACGCGCTTCTTGACGCCCTTGCCGCCCATGGCTTTGCCGAGCATGTCGGAGAGATTGATCATGCCCATATTGGCCCCGGGCATGCCGGGGATTTCAAACATGCCGCCACCGGGCTGGGCCTGTATCTCGATTTCGATTTCCTTGTCGTCCAGCTCGTTGTCGCGCAGTTTCTTGCGGAAGCTCTCGCGGGTGGACGATTGCGAAGAGGCACCGACAAGCGCGTCGAGCACACGTTCTTCAGCATTGAGATGGGCCTTGGCCTGCACTTCGCTGCGGCGCTTGTCCTGCAACAGCGAAATGCCGCTTTCCACCAGATCGCGGATGATCTGTTCTACATCACGGCCGACATAGCCGACCTCGGTAAACTTGGTGGCTTCCACCTTGATGAAGGGCGCATTGGCGAGGCGGGCGAGACGCCGGGAAATTTCGGTTTTGCCG carries:
- the secB gene encoding protein-export chaperone SecB, encoding MAKDKPAAPQADANGAAPEQGKAPQFNIIGQYVRDLSFENPGAPGSIIGGTSNPGFNVSINVQVKKQAEDVYAVELTINAKAERDSKLLFNIELVYGGLFRISNVPENQLPQLLMIECPRLVFPFARQVMANVTQAGGFPPLLMEPVDFVAIYQQNLAAMAKQASEAGETPKPN
- the fabB gene encoding beta-ketoacyl-ACP synthase I, producing the protein MRRVVITGMGIVSSIGNNKQEVLTSLMEARPGIRFAKDYADLGFRCQVEGAPTLDPFEVLDRRTTRFMGKGAAWNYIAMVEAIEHAGLDEKDYRHNPRTGIVMGSGGPSTMAVIEAADITRERGPKRIGPTAVPKAMSSTASATLATAFNIHGVNYSISSACATSKHCIGNAYEQIQLGKQDLVFAGGHEDLHWSMSNLFDAMGAMSTSFNDTPEKASRAYDKNRDGFVIAGGAGVLVLEELEHAKARGANILAEIIGYAATSDGYDMVAPSGEGAERCMRMALETVNMPIDYINPHATSTPVGDRKEMEALRAVFGNEDSCPPFSATKSLTGHSLGATGVQESIYSILMMQNRFICESANIEELDPEFADMPIVRKRRDNVDIGVALSNSFGFGGTNATLVFKHPDA
- the fabA gene encoding bifunctional 3-hydroxydecanoyl-ACP dehydratase/trans-2-decenoyl-ACP isomerase, encoding MAERAHQFNYEELLAHSRGELPGQMDARLPAPPMLMFDRITHIGEDDGEFGKGSVVAELDIHPDLWFFKCHFIDDPVMPGCLGLDALWQMVGFFLGWSGSPGRGRALGGSIKFTGQATPDVKMLEYRIDIKRHMRTPLPFGIAQGTVKADGETIYVADMLRVGLIGGA
- a CDS encoding Tim44/TimA family putative adaptor protein, with product MTDFLDLPTLIIIGVAIVVLLRLRSVLGTRTGHERPPEERIQAREETRNNNDTVIPLRPRTAAVEEDPDAERRARKIEAEIEQFSRGDEKLAEGLKSITEHDASFMPKSFLEGAKSAYEMIVTAFAAGDHRTLKSLLEKDVYDDFEAAISAREAKGHTVDFTFVGLPSIGISDAGVDKKVAQVTIQFKAEVVSATRDADGELVEGNADQVITIADEWSFARNTRSRDPNWKLVATDQLD
- a CDS encoding FxsA family protein; translated protein: MGRLLFGIFLIVPLIEIGLFISIGQVIGLWPTLLGVIVTAMIGSAIIRKQGLSLLSDIRATTAAGTLPAQQLAEGMMLGVAGALLLTPGYFTDLCGFLLLVPAIRAGIYNALKSRITIVGATTGTRQRPPQDPDVIDLDRKDWRDDD
- the irrA gene encoding iron response transcriptional regulator IrrA translates to MAGLRPTRQRIALAELLFSGDHRHVSAEALHGEAGAGGIEVSLATVYNTLHQFRRAGLLREVTVDAARSYFDTDTSDHHHFFVEDEQRVIDIPADSIVIQGLPDAPNGMEVTHVDVVVRVKKV
- a CDS encoding HesA/MoeB/ThiF family protein; this encodes MNLSPEESRRYARHIVLKGVGGPGQKRLKAARVLMVGAGGLGSPVIAYLAAAGVGTIGVVDDDKVSLSNLHRQVIHATADIGTQKATSAARFAKSLNPEVVINTHDVRLDDTNAVSLLGDYDLVIDGTDNFETRIAISDAAHKLSRPMVSGGVSMYDGHLTVISPHTPDATGKPNPRFRDLFPEIPDQDQLPSCEATGVLGAVTGVIGTLMAMEAIKLITWIGEPLIGRLLLYDGREAKFSEVKYGRRH
- a CDS encoding Smr/MutS family protein; protein product: MAKRDRKTKPPLGDWHLWSEVARTVSPLRPGAKLPPVPDAAPVRDGPVAAAKGKSSVATPMHQHKAITPLGRGVQKASPDRDIEPRIRRRLMRGQLPIDGTIDLHGMRQSEAHTALLRFVAARYARGDRTLLVITGKGLKKTGYGAIEQKGVLRHMLPIWLRDPAMAPMIAGWEISAQAHGGEGAYYVRLKRVGK